A genomic region of Gossypium hirsutum isolate 1008001.06 chromosome D01, Gossypium_hirsutum_v2.1, whole genome shotgun sequence contains the following coding sequences:
- the LOC121213978 gene encoding VQ motif-containing protein 17 translates to MENLRMMRNQTRMSPSNSSPSSSLSIHKDSQTITKPKIRIIHIFAPEIIKTDAANFRELVQRLTGKPPQQKGCKRKPRIGGKDDKPMELRTGFLAGIETRERVKEEGGGFSSGFGDLDDFIQEMGEFPLLPLDDSHHMHGFEEAQLMA, encoded by the coding sequence ATGGAGAATTTGAGGATGATGAGGAACCAAACCAGAATGTCTCCTTCAAactcatcaccatcatcatcccTATCCATTCATAAAGATTCGCAAACAATAACAAAGCCAAAGATACGGATCATTCACATATTTGCACCAGAGATCATCAAGACTGACGCAGCAAACTTCAGAGAATTGGTGCAAAGACTCACTGGGAAACCACCTCAACAAAAGGGTTGCAAAAGGAAACCAAGAATCGGCGGAAAAGATGACAAGCCAATGGAGCTAAGAACTGGGTTTCTTGCAGGGATTGAAACAAGAGAAAGGGTTAAGGAAGAAGGAGGTGGTTTCTCAAGTGGTTTTGGAGATTTAGATGATTTTATTCAAGAGATGGGTGAATTCCCTTTGCTTCCTTTGGATGATTCTCATCACATGCATGGATTTGAAGAAGCTCAACTAATGGCATAA